In Bradyrhizobium symbiodeficiens, the genomic stretch TCGGTTTGCGCGTGATCTCTCGGATTAACCCTCGATGATATAGATGATTTCGTGGGTGCGCGGACACGAAGGTCAGCCATGGGGCCCGAACGGCCTGGACCGGCCGAAGTTCTGTTTCTATTTCTGGTTTAGTTACGCCAGGGGTCACGATACCAAAAGGACTATGAAATGCGCGGCGAGCGGAGTCTTGTTTCCGGCGCAGCTTGGAAGCGATCGAACGATTTCAAATATAAGTTGTATTGAGGGGGGAACTCTTGGTCATTGCAGCTATTGTGCCCTAAGCGGATCAAGCTCGGCGAGCTCGACCAAATTGCCGCAACATCTGACGATCCTGGCCGACCAGAATGCGCCGATCCGCAGCCATTCGAACCAAGTGATTGAGGTCACAACATGAACATGTCCGGCGAAAGCCTTTTGGTTATCTTGTTTGTAGGTCTCGTCGCCGGCTGGTTGGCGGGCCAGATCGTCCGCGGGACCGGTTTTGGGCTCGTCGGTGATATCATCATCGGAATTCTCGGCGCGTTTGTCGGCAGCTGGTTGTTGCCTCAGCTCGGCGTGCATCTTGGCAGCGGCACCATCAGCGCGATCGTCAACGCCACCATAGGCGCAGTCCTGCTGCTCCTCGTCGTCCGGCTGGTCCGCGGTGGCGGTGGATGGGGAAGCAACTGGCGCGGGAGCTGGGGTCGGCGCTGGTGACCCCTGCTCACGCAGCGGCATCAGGCGCCGGTGAGGCGCGGGAGACGAGGGCGCTCGTGCCTACCTCCGGACCGGTGCAGGCATGTTAGACTTTTCGAACGCATCATTTTCGCCTGAAACGATCGACGTCATGAAAGCCGCGCTGGACACGGCGGTTGCGTCATTGCCAGCCCCGGTCAGCTCCGCGCACATCAAGGCCATCGCGGAAACGATCCTTCGCACCGCGAAGGAGGGCGAGCGAGACCCCGTTATCCTGCAGCGCATGGCGCTGATGGAGCTTCAGATCTCGCCGCGTTGCTGATCTCGGAATTGCGGCGACGGTCTTCGCCACATCTTCAGCCCGGCTTGCGTCCGCTGATCGCGTGCGCGCGGGCGTTGTAGGTGATGCGGCCGTCTGTGGCAGCGGGGAGACGCGCCCTCACGCGCTGCATGAGCGCGGTGACGTCGGCCGCCGGCATGGCTGCGATCACCGGCGCGATGGAGGGGGCTTTCGTCTCCACGTTCCAGAACTCGTTGAAATCGGCAAAGGTCCGCTGCACGGTGATCTCGCGGGTCGCGATCTGCTGCAACCCGGCCGCGCTCCAAAAGGCCTGAAGCGCCGCAAGGGTGGACACTTCCATATGCCCCGGACGCGTGGGCGACAGCCCCATCGCGCGCATCTCGTCGAGGATCGGATCGAGCGGAAAGCCGCCGCCCAGCATGTCCCACATGTAGGTCGCGACCAGGCCGCCGGGGCGAACGACCCGCGCCAGTTCCGCGACACCTTTCGATGGGTCCGGCACGAACACGAGAACCAATGCCATCACCGCGACATCGAAACTCGCCGTCGGAAACGGCAGCGCCATGGCGTCGCCGGTTTGAAACGCAGCGCCGCGCGCGCCGGCACGCGTGCGGGCAAAGGCGAGCTGGCCCTCGGAGGGATCGATGCCCTGAACGTCGCTGGGCGCGCAGCGTGCCAGGATGAGCTCGGTGAAGGCGCCGCTGCCGCAGCCGACATCGATCCAGCGCAGCCCTTGCGCCGGCTTGAGCCAGTCGAGAAAGACCACGCCAACCGAACGGCTCCAGACTCCCATCATTTGCTCATAGGCGGCACCGTCATCGAAGCGAAGCTCGGCCATGGAACGGCTCCCTCGGCGTTTCAGCGGGCAATGCGCGGGCTGTGAGGTTAACACATTGGTCATTTCTTTGCGGTCATTTTCACGGCCTCAGTCAGCAAAGAGGCACCATGTCCGACATCACCATTCCCGGCGGCAAGATCCGTTCGTTCGTCGAGCGGATCGAGAACCTCGACAGCGAAATGCAGGAGTTGAGCGAACAGAAGAAGGAAGTCTTCGCGGAAGCCAAGGGCGACGGCTTCGACGTGAAGATTCTCAAGGAGATCATCAAGCTGCGAAAGGAAGACAAGAACGAGCGCGACGAGCGCGAAGGCCTGCTTGATCTTTACCTGCGCGCGATGGAGACGGCCTCGCCGGAGCAAGCGAAGGCGGCGTGAGACGGTCAGGTTGATCGGGACGGCGAGACGGCCGCGATCGAAAGGATTGCGGCCGTTATGCAGTGGCAGCCACGCAAGGTGGAGGGCAGCAGAACCCACCGTCATTCCGGGGCGCGCGAAGCGCGAGCCCGGAATCCATCGCGCCAAGCGTCGTGCCGCCCGATGGATTCCGGGCTCGCGCCCAAGCGGGCGCGCCCCGGAATGACGGCCTCAACCGAAGCCCGCAATCAATAGCGGCTGCCGGTGCCCTTCTGCTGCGTGATCCAGTCCGACAATGATTTCGGTTTCGCTTTCACCATCCGGACGGGTGATGCCTTCGGATTGTCGCGCAGGCCTTTCGTCGAACCTGCGCGCGGCGCTTGCGTTGCGTTGCCTCTCGAGGCCGCCGACGATGCCTCCGCGGCTTCCTTTTCCAGGCGCAACTGTTTCAATCGCGCCATCTTGATGCGCTCTGCCTCGACTTCGGGTCGCTCGGCGAGCAGCGGCTTGTGTTGAGCAAGCTCGGTCGGGACCAGGACGCCGAGAATGGTCGTCTCGCCAAGCGCCTTGCAGGCCTCCAACCGATGCAGTCCCTCGACCAGAACCAGGCGGTCTCCGTCGAGTCGAACGGAAATCGGGGTCTGTTGTCCGATGTCCAGCATGCTTTCCGCGATCTCCGCGACGGTTTCGGGCTTGAGGGTCTTCTTCAGCTTCGTGGGAACGAAGATCGTCTCGATCGGGAAGCTTTCCGGTTTGGGCATAAGGTGACTCCGCTTCTACCGGGGCGATCGGAACCCATGCCGGTGAGGTCGGGAG encodes the following:
- a CDS encoding DUF2312 domain-containing protein, with protein sequence MSDITIPGGKIRSFVERIENLDSEMQELSEQKKEVFAEAKGDGFDVKILKEIIKLRKEDKNERDEREGLLDLYLRAMETASPEQAKAA
- a CDS encoding class I SAM-dependent methyltransferase, with translation MAELRFDDGAAYEQMMGVWSRSVGVVFLDWLKPAQGLRWIDVGCGSGAFTELILARCAPSDVQGIDPSEGQLAFARTRAGARGAAFQTGDAMALPFPTASFDVAVMALVLVFVPDPSKGVAELARVVRPGGLVATYMWDMLGGGFPLDPILDEMRAMGLSPTRPGHMEVSTLAALQAFWSAAGLQQIATREITVQRTFADFNEFWNVETKAPSIAPVIAAMPAADVTALMQRVRARLPAATDGRITYNARAHAISGRKPG
- a CDS encoding GlsB/YeaQ/YmgE family stress response membrane protein, with the translated sequence MNMSGESLLVILFVGLVAGWLAGQIVRGTGFGLVGDIIIGILGAFVGSWLLPQLGVHLGSGTISAIVNATIGAVLLLLVVRLVRGGGGWGSNWRGSWGRRW
- a CDS encoding ParB N-terminal domain-containing protein; translation: MPKPESFPIETIFVPTKLKKTLKPETVAEIAESMLDIGQQTPISVRLDGDRLVLVEGLHRLEACKALGETTILGVLVPTELAQHKPLLAERPEVEAERIKMARLKQLRLEKEAAEASSAASRGNATQAPRAGSTKGLRDNPKASPVRMVKAKPKSLSDWITQQKGTGSRY